A genomic stretch from Bosea sp. F3-2 includes:
- a CDS encoding DUF4007 family protein, with product MKLLSSATERIKFEFGRHETFAVREGWIPKGLDLTRKLHGHFRPDLSAADALGLGSNMVKSLSYWLEATGLAVGTREGKEKAFRTTRFGEAVSQRDGYLEFPVSWWLMHILLARREGSVWNWFFNDFSERIFDRTTAAEAYLKSIRERALNPATPAVAQRDVACLLNAYATTSGSERSDPEDATTCPLRALSLVVKHPDTGRFEKTRPLDQIPVEAFLACCSFVASDTGSDSVAFIDLMRLRNSPARLFGLDGDAIDEMASAAASLYRQDGVGIAMLGTNRTLSLPRFDASEWLERHFARLGFAA from the coding sequence GTGAAGCTGCTCTCTAGCGCGACTGAGCGCATCAAGTTTGAGTTCGGGCGGCACGAGACCTTTGCGGTTCGCGAAGGGTGGATACCCAAAGGTCTCGATCTCACACGAAAGCTCCACGGGCACTTCAGGCCTGATCTGAGCGCTGCCGATGCCCTCGGGCTCGGCAGCAACATGGTGAAGTCGTTGAGCTACTGGCTAGAGGCGACTGGACTGGCTGTCGGAACCCGCGAGGGCAAGGAGAAGGCGTTCCGGACGACCCGATTTGGGGAAGCCGTCAGTCAGCGCGATGGCTACCTCGAGTTCCCGGTTTCGTGGTGGCTGATGCATATCCTGTTGGCCCGGCGGGAGGGATCGGTCTGGAATTGGTTCTTCAATGATTTCTCCGAGCGGATCTTTGATCGCACCACTGCCGCCGAAGCCTATCTGAAGAGCATTCGCGAGCGGGCGCTCAATCCCGCTACGCCGGCGGTCGCGCAGCGCGATGTCGCCTGTCTTCTCAACGCCTATGCGACGACGTCGGGCAGCGAGCGGTCTGATCCGGAAGACGCCACGACCTGTCCGCTGAGGGCACTTTCGCTCGTCGTCAAACACCCGGATACCGGGCGCTTCGAAAAGACGCGCCCGCTCGATCAGATCCCTGTCGAGGCTTTCCTTGCGTGCTGTAGCTTCGTCGCTAGCGATACAGGCAGCGACAGCGTTGCGTTCATCGATCTCATGAGACTTCGCAACTCACCAGCACGACTGTTCGGCCTGGACGGAGATGCGATCGACGAGATGGCAAGCGCAGCGGCCTCGCTTTATCGTCAGGACGGCGTTGGCATCGCGATGCTTGGCACCAACCGGACGCTTAGCCTCCCTCGGTTTGATGCGAGCGAGTGGCTGGAGAGGCATTTCGCCCGGCTCGGATTTGCAGCATGA
- a CDS encoding cysteine desulfurase family protein: MAYLDANATTVCSPGVAAAVRSVLASGPVNPSSIHGYGARAREALEQARDDVCALIRGAFPEAVIFNSGGTEGNNAVLRGLTAATILTSNVEHPSVSAPASANGKHITVPVDTFGLLDQEALRNLLPLDGLLVTSIQWANSETGVVQPIHEIIETIRRVRPDAFIHVDAAQAIGRIPIEMSGIDALTCSGHKLHGPPGTGILVFGDPDEDRLSPLILGGGQERRHRSGTQNVAGAAGLGTAFKERAQGFEDAISVMKQMRDTFETAVCEKFQDASAHGARSPRVPNTSNIHFPGVEGIALVGRLDQEGVYCSVGAACSSGRPEPSQVLLAMGCSETEAFQSVRFSFSIMNTIDEALRAAEIVARVARELQ, encoded by the coding sequence ATGGCCTACCTAGATGCTAATGCAACGACTGTTTGCAGTCCCGGTGTCGCAGCGGCCGTAAGGTCTGTCCTGGCTTCGGGACCTGTCAATCCATCTAGCATCCACGGCTATGGGGCTCGGGCGAGGGAGGCATTAGAGCAGGCGCGCGATGATGTCTGCGCTCTTATACGTGGGGCCTTTCCAGAAGCTGTGATCTTCAATTCTGGGGGGACAGAAGGAAATAATGCCGTCCTGCGCGGCCTTACCGCTGCTACCATCCTGACGAGTAATGTCGAGCATCCATCGGTCTCCGCTCCCGCTTCGGCTAATGGGAAGCATATCACCGTTCCCGTCGACACCTTTGGGCTTCTGGACCAAGAGGCACTTCGCAACTTGCTGCCATTAGACGGCTTGCTCGTCACTAGCATTCAGTGGGCGAATAGCGAGACAGGTGTGGTACAGCCGATTCATGAGATCATCGAAACGATTAGGCGTGTTCGGCCCGACGCATTCATCCATGTTGACGCTGCACAAGCGATCGGCCGGATCCCGATCGAGATGAGTGGAATCGATGCATTGACTTGCTCAGGTCACAAACTGCATGGACCACCCGGGACTGGAATTCTTGTCTTTGGCGATCCCGATGAAGATAGGCTTTCTCCGCTCATCTTGGGTGGCGGGCAGGAGCGGAGACATCGTTCTGGCACTCAGAATGTTGCTGGTGCCGCCGGGCTCGGGACGGCGTTTAAGGAGCGGGCTCAAGGTTTCGAAGACGCTATTTCTGTCATGAAGCAAATGCGAGACACGTTCGAGACCGCGGTATGCGAGAAATTTCAGGACGCGAGCGCCCATGGAGCACGATCACCCCGTGTCCCGAACACTTCGAACATTCATTTCCCCGGCGTCGAAGGGATAGCTCTGGTCGGGCGTCTCGATCAGGAAGGCGTTTACTGCTCGGTCGGTGCCGCCTGCTCAAGCGGGCGCCCTGAGCCTTCTCAGGTACTGCTTGCGATGGGGTGCTCAGAGACCGAGGCCTTCCAGAGTGTTAGGTTTTCGTTTTCGATCATGAACACGATCGACGAAGCATTACGAGCGGCTGAGATAGTCGCCCGTGTCGCGAGGGAATTGCAGTGA
- a CDS encoding ATP-dependent helicase produces the protein MGVVNITTPNAVYGGLDGTQLSFVQAPERDIRLLAPAGSGKTLSLLHRCAELYRRAPDSRFLIVSFTRAARDELKARLSGPDFVDFASRADVVTLNGWGHRRLKAMSASPRLHVSEFERALMIKTVLAPAWSAVPALERGMKHQPFKLPKLLAGLLDMMKTLGFDHEDGSLRMADDRLDALTELGLMPLMHEYIERLEELGVLPNRRQEPFLEVALPFFNNACAQQYATGSFTLEDQKYGAWLDQRRQLNAGMAVAKDTSITQILVDEFQDINPLDLALIMSVAELNQSALTIVGDDDQAIFEWRGAAPDFILEPNRHLGRHFATYILEKNYRSPRNIVRKSARLIAHNKRRVAKTMHPVSTTDAVVDMHRGATFLDSTENVLSEIHVFVRSKAPGARMALLSRKRAQLIPYQILLARDDIPFCAAEDLHLFLSETFDRLLGALRTRTMAGLGVAVPTIVDDVMSLCNSVQRYPLRKAEADAMARHIRLARPKSYDAAIDQLETYGGPIRGQSDEGATAANFAIKLRQLIHAPTVRAAIEALQNLYSGFRQDYGRGAEDIFLADPPFLYLVEFSERYGTDFQAFVDDLEKAKDTLVKLPGMDSDIDSDVWKKPVHLMTALRAKGREFDTVVMLDVVDGIWPLRYANDERKLESERRLFYVAMTRARKRLILTASGRIGDKVTILSPFLAEAALP, from the coding sequence GTGGGCGTCGTGAATATCACCACGCCCAACGCAGTTTATGGCGGCCTTGACGGGACGCAGCTCTCTTTCGTGCAAGCGCCGGAGCGCGACATCCGCCTGCTAGCGCCGGCAGGCAGCGGCAAGACGCTGTCGCTGCTGCATCGCTGCGCCGAACTGTATCGCCGCGCACCGGATTCCAGATTCCTCATCGTATCGTTCACGCGCGCGGCGCGCGACGAGTTGAAGGCGAGGCTGAGCGGACCGGATTTTGTCGACTTTGCCTCGCGGGCCGACGTGGTGACACTGAATGGCTGGGGCCACAGGCGGCTGAAAGCCATGTCGGCGTCGCCGCGCCTGCACGTCTCCGAGTTCGAACGCGCCCTCATGATCAAGACCGTACTTGCACCAGCCTGGTCGGCCGTTCCGGCGCTCGAGCGGGGTATGAAACACCAGCCCTTCAAGTTGCCCAAGCTGCTTGCCGGGCTGCTCGATATGATGAAGACGCTCGGTTTCGACCATGAAGATGGCTCACTGCGTATGGCCGACGATCGGTTGGACGCGCTGACCGAACTCGGCCTGATGCCCCTAATGCATGAGTACATTGAGCGGCTGGAAGAGCTAGGTGTGTTGCCGAACAGGCGCCAAGAGCCCTTCCTGGAAGTGGCGTTGCCATTTTTCAATAATGCATGCGCTCAGCAGTACGCAACCGGCTCATTTACGCTCGAGGATCAGAAATACGGCGCCTGGCTCGACCAGCGGCGCCAGCTCAACGCCGGAATGGCCGTGGCGAAGGATACGTCCATCACTCAGATCCTGGTTGACGAATTCCAGGACATTAATCCGCTCGACCTCGCGCTGATCATGAGCGTTGCCGAGTTAAATCAGTCGGCGCTAACGATCGTCGGCGACGACGACCAGGCGATTTTCGAATGGCGGGGCGCGGCGCCTGACTTCATCCTTGAGCCCAACCGGCACCTAGGCCGGCACTTTGCCACCTATATCCTCGAGAAGAATTACCGCAGCCCGCGCAACATTGTACGGAAATCGGCGCGGCTGATCGCCCATAACAAGCGGCGTGTCGCTAAGACGATGCACCCGGTGTCGACCACAGATGCCGTGGTGGACATGCACAGAGGTGCGACGTTCCTGGATTCCACCGAGAATGTGCTATCCGAGATTCACGTCTTCGTCCGCAGCAAGGCGCCCGGCGCACGCATGGCGCTGCTGTCGCGCAAGCGGGCGCAGTTGATTCCCTACCAGATCCTGCTGGCGCGCGATGACATTCCGTTTTGCGCCGCCGAAGACCTGCACCTTTTCCTCTCCGAGACCTTCGATAGGCTGCTTGGAGCGCTGAGGACGCGGACCATGGCGGGGCTGGGCGTGGCGGTGCCAACTATCGTTGACGATGTGATGTCGCTCTGTAATTCGGTCCAACGCTATCCGCTGCGCAAAGCGGAAGCAGATGCGATGGCGCGCCACATCCGGCTGGCGCGACCGAAATCGTACGACGCAGCGATCGACCAGTTGGAGACCTATGGCGGCCCGATCCGTGGGCAGAGCGACGAAGGCGCGACGGCGGCCAACTTCGCCATCAAGCTGCGCCAGCTGATCCATGCGCCGACAGTACGCGCTGCGATAGAGGCACTGCAGAACCTTTATTCCGGTTTCCGGCAAGACTATGGGCGCGGCGCTGAGGACATTTTCCTAGCCGATCCGCCCTTCCTCTATCTCGTCGAATTCTCCGAGCGCTATGGGACCGACTTCCAGGCCTTCGTTGACGATCTGGAAAAGGCCAAGGACACGCTGGTCAAGCTACCCGGCATGGACAGCGACATCGATAGCGACGTCTGGAAGAAGCCTGTGCACCTGATGACGGCGCTGCGCGCCAAGGGCCGCGAGTTCGACACCGTGGTCATGCTCGACGTCGTCGACGGCATCTGGCCGCTTCGCTATGCCAATGACGAGCGCAAGCTCGAAAGCGAACGGCGGCTATTCTACGTGGCCATGACGCGGGCGCGCAAAAGGCTGATCCTTACCGCGTCGGGGCGCATCGGCGACAAGGTGACGATCCTTTCGCCCTTCCTTGCGGAGGCAGCGCTACCCTAG
- a CDS encoding DEAD/DEAH box helicase — protein MKATFTHLVQPDGVLLKLQRRRLLSWQPLPVKDWRLADGKQGAAARFLLPGVEAGDSVERDGGIFVPHLLVASLPATVAEAAGLPALGTLSITLAFERIMTDPKARIRASWYDQEENRIRITRVGALATWGAIEGRLSRPLYELAEAIDGYNKTEGKDAETRIAAWGVVQAALKHTTEDELRSDDNYLTSLTVYQAGAVALDVIETASGPDFFPVVMGREKAATLADNTAAPDEDGEAPPAQRDLISDALLPRAMQQRFSREMFAGESRSRDAYVLDRNVFLVLDPSLKTALDVIRRKRAAPKAERIAFLKNPRAEIAAAIGDESGETALSLLVETWQYSERVLGLGVWEPPAIPWLMTKSGQWLPERFPCRIGNEVIELDRESFQTLKSEVARATASDEKEITVDGQHFHVVDVQAAFVQLGLDPLGNGQMEEPPARPDMPQQAEPDLGTPPSVNVDDRLVIRQNIDGKEFWVSYSPRVVAADVAFPPAPLVATHPKLHQTTGFAWLVDAYRAGWPGVLLADDMGLGKTFQALAFLAWVRKNRRKAGLDRGAQNKPILIVAPTALLRNWIDEAERHLGPGALGERVDAFGSKLRHLKGPKDEHWTPETAIHVDELRKANWVLTTYETLADNHRAFARVAFSVAVFDEAQKIKSPGAINTQSAKAMNADFVLGLTGTPIENRLADLWCIMDRVVPGYLGDLKGFVSTYEQGGDEELMRLKESLDKAPEGSRAPAVLLRRMKAEILEGLPTRQFKNERVEMPAEQAQAYSNAVRKAQIGGATQGDMLRAIHAFRGVSLHPSGARDCDPLDKDSVRRWFSQSARMHHAVDVLGELNRTKEKALVFIEDLEIQALFAAAIATHLDLERQPAIINGGVPGEKRLEIVDRFQASPAPFDLLVLSPKAAGVGLTITAANHVIHLSRWWNPAVEDQCNDRCYRIGQQKPVTVHVPIAVHPHYGEASFDVKLDQLLENKRQLSRDMLMPPVADGDVQQLFGQTVRSG, from the coding sequence GTGAAAGCCACCTTCACCCATTTGGTGCAGCCCGACGGCGTGTTGCTGAAGCTCCAGCGGCGGCGCTTGCTCAGCTGGCAGCCGTTGCCGGTGAAGGACTGGCGCCTGGCTGACGGCAAGCAGGGTGCCGCCGCTCGCTTCTTGCTTCCAGGTGTGGAGGCAGGCGACAGCGTCGAGCGCGATGGTGGCATCTTTGTGCCTCACCTGCTGGTCGCATCGCTGCCGGCGACCGTCGCCGAAGCTGCCGGTCTCCCGGCGCTCGGTACGCTGTCGATCACGCTAGCCTTCGAGCGCATCATGACCGATCCCAAGGCGCGTATCCGTGCCAGCTGGTACGATCAAGAGGAGAATCGGATCCGCATCACGCGGGTCGGCGCACTCGCCACTTGGGGCGCCATCGAAGGCCGTCTGTCGCGGCCTCTCTACGAGCTTGCCGAAGCGATCGACGGCTACAACAAGACTGAGGGAAAGGACGCTGAGACCCGTATTGCCGCATGGGGGGTGGTCCAGGCAGCGCTGAAACACACCACCGAGGATGAGCTGCGCAGCGACGACAACTATCTTACCAGCCTGACCGTCTACCAAGCCGGCGCGGTGGCGCTGGATGTGATCGAGACCGCGAGCGGACCCGATTTCTTCCCGGTGGTCATGGGCCGCGAGAAGGCCGCTACCCTCGCAGATAATACAGCGGCGCCTGATGAGGATGGTGAAGCGCCGCCGGCGCAGCGTGACCTCATTTCGGACGCGCTGCTACCGCGAGCCATGCAGCAGCGTTTCTCGCGCGAGATGTTTGCCGGCGAGTCCAGAAGCCGCGACGCCTATGTGCTGGACCGAAATGTCTTCCTAGTGCTTGATCCGTCGCTGAAGACTGCGCTCGATGTCATCCGCCGCAAGCGCGCCGCGCCGAAAGCGGAGCGTATTGCCTTCCTGAAGAACCCGCGAGCCGAGATCGCCGCCGCGATTGGCGACGAGAGCGGCGAGACGGCTTTGTCGCTGCTGGTCGAGACCTGGCAATATTCCGAGCGCGTGCTGGGGCTCGGCGTGTGGGAGCCGCCAGCGATTCCGTGGCTCATGACTAAGTCCGGCCAGTGGTTGCCCGAGCGCTTTCCCTGTCGCATCGGCAACGAAGTCATCGAACTCGACCGCGAGTCGTTCCAGACGCTCAAGAGCGAAGTCGCCCGCGCCACGGCCAGCGATGAGAAGGAAATCACCGTAGATGGCCAGCATTTCCATGTTGTCGACGTTCAGGCCGCGTTTGTGCAGCTCGGCCTGGACCCATTAGGCAATGGCCAGATGGAGGAGCCGCCGGCGCGTCCGGACATGCCGCAGCAGGCTGAACCCGATCTAGGCACCCCGCCGAGCGTCAATGTCGATGACCGCCTCGTCATCCGGCAGAACATCGACGGCAAGGAGTTCTGGGTCTCCTATTCGCCGCGCGTGGTCGCCGCTGACGTGGCGTTTCCCCCCGCACCGCTCGTTGCCACACATCCGAAACTGCATCAGACCACCGGCTTCGCCTGGCTCGTGGATGCCTACAGGGCCGGCTGGCCCGGCGTTCTGCTCGCCGACGACATGGGTCTCGGCAAGACCTTCCAGGCACTGGCGTTCTTGGCTTGGGTGCGAAAGAACCGCCGCAAGGCAGGTCTTGATCGCGGCGCCCAGAACAAGCCCATCCTGATCGTCGCGCCGACGGCCCTGCTGCGCAACTGGATCGATGAGGCCGAACGGCATCTCGGGCCCGGTGCGCTTGGCGAGCGCGTCGACGCGTTCGGCTCGAAGCTGCGCCACCTCAAGGGGCCAAAGGACGAGCACTGGACGCCGGAGACAGCGATCCATGTCGACGAACTGCGCAAGGCCAACTGGGTGCTGACCACGTACGAAACGCTGGCCGACAATCACCGCGCCTTTGCACGTGTTGCCTTCAGCGTCGCCGTCTTCGACGAGGCGCAAAAGATCAAGTCGCCCGGTGCCATTAACACGCAGTCCGCCAAGGCAATGAACGCCGACTTCGTGCTCGGCCTCACCGGCACGCCGATCGAGAACCGGCTCGCCGATCTGTGGTGCATCATGGATCGGGTCGTGCCTGGTTATCTTGGCGACCTGAAGGGCTTTGTCTCGACCTACGAGCAGGGCGGCGATGAAGAGCTGATGCGGCTGAAGGAAAGTCTCGACAAAGCTCCGGAGGGAAGCCGCGCGCCTGCGGTGCTGTTGCGGCGCATGAAGGCCGAGATTCTCGAAGGCCTGCCCACCCGCCAGTTCAAGAACGAGCGGGTCGAGATGCCGGCCGAGCAGGCTCAGGCCTACAGCAACGCGGTGCGCAAAGCACAGATTGGCGGCGCGACGCAGGGCGACATGCTGCGGGCGATCCATGCCTTTCGCGGTGTGTCGCTTCATCCTAGCGGCGCGCGCGACTGCGACCCACTCGACAAGGACTCTGTTCGGCGCTGGTTCTCGCAGTCAGCGCGCATGCACCACGCCGTCGACGTGCTGGGAGAGCTGAACAGAACAAAGGAAAAAGCGCTTGTCTTCATTGAAGACCTGGAGATCCAGGCGCTGTTCGCCGCTGCGATCGCAACGCATCTCGACCTCGAGCGACAGCCCGCCATCATTAATGGTGGGGTTCCGGGCGAAAAGCGGCTGGAGATCGTCGACCGCTTCCAAGCTTCGCCGGCGCCGTTCGATCTTCTCGTGCTGTCGCCCAAGGCAGCTGGCGTCGGCCTGACCATCACGGCGGCCAATCATGTCATCCATCTGTCGCGCTGGTGGAACCCCGCGGTCGAGGACCAGTGCAACGATCGCTGCTATCGCATCGGTCAACAAAAGCCGGTGACGGTGCATGTGCCTATCGCGGTGCATCCGCACTATGGCGAGGCGTCCTTCGACGTGAAGTTGGATCAACTCCTGGAAAATAAGCGCCAGCTGTCGCGCGACATGCTGATGCCGCCGGTCGCTGATGGCGACGTCCAGCAGCTGTTCGGTCAGACGGTGCGAAGCGGCTAG
- a CDS encoding EH signature domain-containing protein: protein MSTLLKDAISELLIRHGPSRAPAIEPSVLRLARRLPEGRGDLRGAKNYEEIAVRLKTALGRGERLTKAQARDGAWCLWQTEVAIAEEPDLLKAFLAQVRALRHKASSRALAFSYLISFQAGGPGFAAVASVLRDLASVMGEPFEVLHHKLQIFDEERGPRLIGDAAFAKRKSPAAILEESGLRLQQVLAGGYVEPCARRVLQRAAEDLRLPALERLDFIQLVAVKGGKLNFPTHKDLVANALLLPHRDREVEKNIKDRTLDFLVSLEGLGDPRTRSGNWVGIPQARDVAINWLTELALRQFLDVVAAVNPNVNWPYRRRFWEAMHKSGAISGAWVVLDSEGTKEAHRRFGRNVPFGRFGYGSSGVQAGHAVLLLRIGSGMCAEWSFDGKCRFWADSQRKGAPELYKPQYDADELRTGNRYAPVEEIVHIPHQGQNAWQHKAARRISSMTGERFNSKDYM, encoded by the coding sequence GTGAGCACGCTTCTGAAGGACGCAATCAGCGAGCTGTTGATACGGCACGGTCCGTCGAGAGCCCCGGCAATCGAACCGTCCGTACTGAGACTGGCGCGCAGGCTTCCGGAGGGCAGGGGTGATCTGCGTGGCGCCAAGAACTACGAGGAGATCGCGGTCCGGCTCAAGACTGCGCTCGGGCGTGGCGAGCGCCTTACCAAAGCGCAGGCGCGCGATGGTGCATGGTGTCTTTGGCAAACCGAGGTCGCGATCGCTGAAGAGCCTGATCTCCTCAAGGCGTTCCTAGCCCAGGTTCGGGCGCTCAGGCACAAGGCATCCTCGCGTGCGCTCGCATTCTCCTACTTGATCAGCTTCCAGGCTGGCGGACCGGGTTTCGCCGCCGTCGCTTCGGTGTTGCGAGACCTGGCATCTGTGATGGGAGAGCCGTTTGAAGTGTTGCATCACAAGTTGCAGATCTTCGACGAGGAACGGGGGCCTCGCCTGATAGGCGATGCGGCATTCGCCAAACGCAAATCGCCTGCAGCAATTCTCGAAGAGAGCGGCCTGCGGCTGCAGCAGGTTCTTGCCGGCGGTTATGTGGAGCCCTGCGCCCGGCGCGTCCTGCAGCGCGCCGCCGAGGATCTGCGCCTACCGGCGCTGGAGCGCCTGGATTTCATCCAGCTCGTTGCGGTGAAAGGCGGCAAGCTGAATTTTCCAACTCACAAGGATTTGGTGGCCAACGCGCTGCTGCTCCCGCACCGTGACCGCGAAGTAGAAAAGAATATCAAGGATCGCACACTCGACTTCTTAGTGTCGCTGGAGGGCCTCGGCGATCCCCGTACGAGGAGCGGCAACTGGGTTGGCATCCCGCAGGCGCGTGATGTCGCGATCAACTGGCTCACCGAGCTTGCGCTGCGGCAATTCCTCGATGTTGTCGCAGCGGTCAACCCGAATGTGAACTGGCCGTACCGCCGCAGGTTCTGGGAGGCGATGCACAAGTCCGGCGCGATAAGCGGCGCGTGGGTGGTGCTGGACAGTGAGGGAACAAAGGAGGCTCATCGGCGCTTCGGTCGCAACGTGCCATTCGGGCGATTTGGCTATGGCAGCAGCGGCGTGCAGGCTGGCCACGCCGTGCTGCTGCTCCGGATTGGATCGGGCATGTGCGCCGAGTGGAGCTTCGATGGCAAATGCCGCTTCTGGGCCGATTCTCAGCGCAAAGGGGCGCCGGAGCTCTATAAGCCGCAGTATGACGCCGACGAACTCAGAACCGGCAACCGCTACGCTCCGGTCGAGGAAATCGTCCACATTCCCCATCAGGGTCAAAACGCCTGGCAGCACAAGGCTGCTCGCCGGATTTCGTCGATGACCGGCGAACGCTTCAATTCCAAGGACTACATGTGA
- a CDS encoding OmpA family protein: MIAAETDESTGSHAEDDENYFVSMTDMMVGILFIFIIMLMVFALNFQKQTDQTEMLTKQQRQQIERAQQLARQIANLQTRIDTEVSEINKADKARATLLETIRARLEAVGLKVTIDSATGVLRLAEDAIEFASDNSTLDRTASANVDALSKVLLDVLPAYSACASDAICPQHSGYTVETVFIEGHTDRTGQDNRNWQLSTERAVNTYRRIVDNFPGLRNLKNSASREVLSVSGYAYTRPATNREDPDGRKINRRIDLRFVMEADREKRLTELTNLLEQMKQQVETLQESARAGLPVSKQPAPNVAP, from the coding sequence ATGATCGCAGCCGAAACCGACGAAAGCACCGGAAGTCATGCCGAGGATGACGAAAACTATTTCGTCTCAATGACCGACATGATGGTCGGAATCCTGTTTATCTTCATCATCATGCTAATGGTTTTTGCGCTAAATTTCCAGAAGCAGACTGACCAGACAGAGATGCTCACCAAGCAGCAGCGTCAGCAAATTGAGAGAGCACAGCAATTGGCTCGGCAAATTGCTAACCTCCAGACCCGCATCGATACCGAAGTAAGCGAGATCAACAAGGCGGACAAGGCGCGGGCTACCCTGCTCGAAACTATCCGGGCTCGGCTCGAGGCCGTGGGGCTAAAAGTGACAATCGACAGCGCCACTGGCGTCTTACGTTTGGCGGAGGATGCGATCGAATTCGCGTCTGATAACTCCACGCTCGACAGGACCGCTTCGGCCAATGTCGACGCGCTGTCGAAGGTACTTCTCGACGTCTTGCCGGCCTATTCCGCCTGTGCATCAGACGCAATTTGCCCTCAGCACAGCGGATACACGGTCGAGACCGTGTTTATCGAAGGACATACCGACCGAACGGGACAGGATAACCGCAACTGGCAACTGTCAACCGAACGAGCGGTCAATACGTATCGGCGGATCGTCGACAACTTCCCCGGTCTTCGCAACCTGAAGAATTCGGCAAGCCGGGAGGTGCTTTCTGTCTCGGGGTACGCCTACACGCGACCGGCGACCAACAGAGAAGACCCTGACGGTCGCAAGATAAACCGCCGAATCGACCTTCGTTTCGTCATGGAAGCCGATCGCGAGAAACGTCTGACAGAATTAACAAACCTACTTGAGCAGATGAAGCAGCAGGTCGAAACGCTGCAGGAATCGGCGCGCGCAGGATTGCCAGTTTCAAAACAACCAGCACCGAATGTCGCTCCGTGA